From Drosophila yakuba strain Tai18E2 chromosome 2L, Prin_Dyak_Tai18E2_2.1, whole genome shotgun sequence, one genomic window encodes:
- the LOC6527746 gene encoding uncharacterized protein LOC6527746, with product MVKEPIPEVDMRLVAKNAEAHRRGILGFAPRIGLLTVDYDDLDRIDNFYLESQRYRDYYRDPHNTLHKPPRFRQHHGKCGIKLDTSVQHLTRPIRWVKERQPVIYPSSKDTAMMVGIPVSSMVIGHYDKSTSASFLR from the coding sequence ATGGTAAAGGAACCCATTCCCGAAGTAGACATGAGGCTGGTGGCCAAAAATGCGGAGGCTCATCGGCGGGGCATTTTAGGCTTTGCTCCTCGAATTGGATTGCTCACTGTCGACTACGACGATCTGGACAGGATCGACAACTTTTATCTGGAGAGCCAGAGGTACCGAGACTATTACCGCGACCCGCACAACACTCTGCACAAGCCGCCACGTTTTCGGCAACATCATGGAAAGTGCGGCATCAAACTGGACACCAGTGTGCAGCACTTGACCCGGCCCATCCGTTGGGTAAAGGAGCGACAGCCAGTCATCTATCCTTCTTCAAAGGACACTGCCATGATGGTGGGCATACCAGTTTCATCCATGGTCATAGGCCACTACGACAAGTCCACGAGTGCCTCTTTTCTTCGTTAG
- the LOC6527748 gene encoding uncharacterized protein LOC6527748 — MDGKHFASMQLCFKTSEVRIPLAMDRTYVDEIKQKMRWLLNCGQSDTDELKYKLFEVQKELDEANDFIAEIQFELESVDILALQNQWLRDELLKQKAEEVGVIHRDLDEDPATRMERRSHRQQVSVGMVSTQLECPLQEQRYGRKLD; from the exons ATGgatggcaaacattttgcctCAATGCAGTTGTGCTTCAAAACTTCTGAGGTGCGGATACCATTGGCAATGGATCGGACATATGTGGATGAAATTAAACAGAAAATGCGGTGGCTTCTGAATTGCGGACAGAGTGATACCGACGAACTAAAGTATAAATTGTTCGAGGTTCAAAAGGAGCTCGACGAAGCTAATGACTTTATCGCCGAAATACAATTCGAATTGGAGAGT GTTGATATACTGGCCCTCCAGAATCAGTGGCTACGCGATGAATTGTTGAAGCAAAAGGCCGAGGAGGTGGGCGTGATTCATAGGGACTTGGATGAGGATCCAGCCACTCGAATGGAGCGTCGCAGCCATCGACAGCAAGTTTCAGTCGGAATGGTGTCCACTCAGCTCGAATGCCCACTCCAGGAGCAGCGATACGGACGCAAACTGGATTAA
- the LOC6527749 gene encoding diuretic hormone class 2 isoform X2, which produces MTNRCACFALAFLLFCLLAISSIEAAPMPSQSNGGYGGAGYNELEEVPDDLLMELMTRFGRTIIRARNDLENSKRTVDFGLARGYSGTQEAKHRMGLAAANFAGGPGRRRRSETDV; this is translated from the exons ATGACAAACCGATGCGCTTGCTTCGCCTTGGCCTTCCTGCTCTTCTGCCTCCTGGCCATCTCGAGCATCGAGGCAGCTCCGATGCCCAG CCAATCCAATGGAGGATACGGTGGCGCTGGCTATAACGAACTGGAGGAGGTGCCCGACGACTTGCTCATGGAGCTGATGACTCGCTTTGGACGCACCATCATACGGGCACGCAACGATCTGGAGAA CTCCAAGCGAACCGTGGACTTTGGCCTGGCCCGGGGATATTCGGGCACCCAGGAGGCGAAACATCGCATGGGTCTGGCTGCAGCCAACTTTGCCGGAGGACCCGGGCGAAGGCGGCGATCCGAGACCGATGTCTAA
- the LOC6527749 gene encoding diuretic hormone class 2 isoform X1 has translation MTNRCACFALAFLLFCLLAISSIEAAPMPRYQSNGGYGGAGYNELEEVPDDLLMELMTRFGRTIIRARNDLENSKRTVDFGLARGYSGTQEAKHRMGLAAANFAGGPGRRRRSETDV, from the exons ATGACAAACCGATGCGCTTGCTTCGCCTTGGCCTTCCTGCTCTTCTGCCTCCTGGCCATCTCGAGCATCGAGGCAGCTCCGATGCCCAGGTA CCAATCCAATGGAGGATACGGTGGCGCTGGCTATAACGAACTGGAGGAGGTGCCCGACGACTTGCTCATGGAGCTGATGACTCGCTTTGGACGCACCATCATACGGGCACGCAACGATCTGGAGAA CTCCAAGCGAACCGTGGACTTTGGCCTGGCCCGGGGATATTCGGGCACCCAGGAGGCGAAACATCGCATGGGTCTGGCTGCAGCCAACTTTGCCGGAGGACCCGGGCGAAGGCGGCGATCCGAGACCGATGTCTAA
- the LOC6527749 gene encoding diuretic hormone class 2 isoform X3 has translation MTNRCACFALAFLLFCLLAISSIEAAPMPRYQSNGGYGGAGYNELEEVPDDLLMELMTRFGRTIIRARNDLEK, from the exons ATGACAAACCGATGCGCTTGCTTCGCCTTGGCCTTCCTGCTCTTCTGCCTCCTGGCCATCTCGAGCATCGAGGCAGCTCCGATGCCCAGGTA CCAATCCAATGGAGGATACGGTGGCGCTGGCTATAACGAACTGGAGGAGGTGCCCGACGACTTGCTCATGGAGCTGATGACTCGCTTTGGACGCACCATCATACGGGCACGCAACGATCTGGAGAAGTAA
- the LOC6527750 gene encoding lysosomal aspartic protease, translating into MFKPIAVVVLLVALASAELHRVPIFKEQNFVKTRQNVLAEKSYLRTKYQLPSLRSVDEEQLSNSMNMAYYGAISIGTPAQSFKVLFDSGSANLWVPSNTCQSDACQTHNQYDSSASSTYVANGESFSIQYGTGSLTGYLSTDTVDVNGLSIESQTFAESTNEPGTNFNDANFDGILGMAYESLAVDGVAPPFYNMVSQDLVDSSVFSFYLARDGTSTFGGELILGGSDSSLYSGSLTYVPISEQGYWQFTMDGSSVDGESLCDDCQAIADTGTSLIVAPYNAYITLSEILNVGNDGYLDCSTVSSLPDVTFNIGGTDFVLEPSAYIIQSEGTCMSAFEYMGTDFWILGDVFIGQYYTEFDLGNNRIGFAPVA; encoded by the coding sequence ATGTTTAAACCCATCGCTGTAGTAGTGCTCCTGGTGGCCTTGGCCAGCGCGGAGCTGCATCGCGTGCCCATCTTCAAGGAGCAGAACTTTGTGAAGACGCGCCAGAATGTGCTGGCCGAGAAGTCGTATCTGCGCACCAAGTACCAGCTGCCCAGCCTGCGCAGCGTGGATGAGGAGCAGCTGTCCAACTCGATGAACATGGCCTACTATGGTGCGATCAGCATCGGCACTCCCGCCCAGAGCTTCAAGGTTCTGTTCGACTCGGGCTCCGCCAATCTGTGGGTGCCATCGAACACCTGCCAAAGTGATGCCTGCCAGACGCACAACCAGTACGACTCCAGTGCCAGCTCCACCTACGTGGCCAACGGCGAGTCCTTCTCCATCCAGTATGGCACTGGCAGCCTCACCGGCTACCTGTCCACCGATACCGTCGACGTCAATGGCCTGAGCATTGAGAGCCAGACCTTTGCCGAGTCCACCAACGAGCCGGGCACCAACTTCAACGACGCCAACTTCGATGGCATCCTGGGCATGGCCTATGAGTCCCTGGCCGTGGATGGTGTGGCTCCGCCGTTCTACAACATGGTGTCCCAGGATCTGGTCGACAGCTCCGTCTTCTCGTTCTATCTGGCCCGCGATGGCACCTCCACTTTCGGTGGTGAGCTGATCCTCGGTGGCTCCGATTCCTCCTTGTACTCGGGCTCGCTGACCTACGTGCCCATCTCGGAGCAGGGCTACTGGCAGTTCACCATGGACGGATCCTCCGTTGATGGTGAATCTCTGTGCGATGACTGCCAGGCTATTGCCGATACCGGCACCTCCCTAATTGTAGCTCCCTACAACGCCTACATCACGCTCTCCGAGATCCTGAACGTGGGCAATGATGGCTACCTGGACTGCTCCACCGTCAGCTCTCTGCCCGATGTCACCTTCAACATCGGTGGCACCGACTTCGTGCTGGAGCCCTCGGCGTACATCATCCAGTCGGAGGGCACCTGCATGTCCGCCTTCGAGTACATGGGCACCGACTTCTGGATTCTGGGCGATGTCTTCATTGGCCAGTACTACACCGAGTTCGATTTGGGCAACAACCGCATTGGCTTCGCCCCAGTCGCCTAA